The following are encoded in a window of Pseudomonas multiresinivorans genomic DNA:
- a CDS encoding iron-containing alcohol dehydrogenase yields the protein MSTLNYWNYPTEILCGVGALDQLAERCRLAGMRKPLLVTDPGMLELPPLHEVRRRLEAAGIDYALFHGFSSNPALEEVCAGALALAEGGHDSLIALGGGSALDAAKGIALLSRDANGLHNFEWSQLIERYPTLGDHPALDLPPLIAIPTTAGTGSELGREAVLTDTARGIKIVVGHRELLARSVILDPVLTVGLPKSLTAATGMDALTHHLESLFSPLYHPMSAGVAIEGVRLVKEHLQRAVHNGTDLAAREGMLVASASAAVAFQKGLGGVHALAHPLGAKHHKHHGLLNAVLLPYLLVANRPAIEADATRLARYLELPEASFEGLLGWVLELRSAVGIPHTLRELGLDGEDAQWVGEQAVADISSSETNALPLLAEDYSRIYLNAVNGVLA from the coding sequence ATGTCCACCCTGAACTACTGGAACTACCCCACGGAAATCCTCTGCGGCGTCGGTGCCCTCGATCAGTTGGCCGAACGCTGCCGTCTCGCCGGGATGCGCAAGCCGCTGCTGGTCACCGACCCCGGCATGCTCGAACTGCCGCCGCTGCACGAAGTGCGCCGCCGCCTGGAAGCCGCCGGCATCGACTACGCGCTGTTCCACGGTTTCTCCAGCAACCCCGCGCTGGAGGAAGTCTGCGCCGGCGCCCTCGCCCTGGCCGAAGGCGGCCACGACTCGCTGATCGCCCTGGGCGGCGGCAGCGCGCTGGACGCAGCCAAGGGCATCGCCCTGCTCAGCCGCGATGCGAACGGCCTGCACAATTTCGAATGGTCGCAGCTGATCGAACGCTACCCGACCCTGGGCGATCACCCCGCCCTCGACCTGCCGCCGCTGATCGCCATTCCCACCACCGCCGGCACCGGCTCGGAACTGGGCCGCGAAGCCGTGCTGACCGATACCGCGCGCGGCATCAAGATAGTCGTCGGCCACCGCGAGCTGCTGGCCCGCTCGGTGATTCTCGACCCGGTACTGACCGTCGGCCTGCCGAAGTCGCTCACCGCCGCCACCGGCATGGACGCCCTGACCCATCACCTGGAGTCGCTGTTCTCGCCGCTCTACCACCCGATGTCCGCCGGTGTTGCCATCGAAGGCGTGCGCCTGGTGAAGGAGCACCTGCAGCGCGCCGTGCACAACGGCACCGACCTCGCCGCCCGCGAAGGCATGCTGGTGGCCTCGGCCAGTGCGGCAGTGGCCTTCCAGAAGGGGCTCGGCGGCGTGCACGCGCTGGCCCACCCCCTGGGCGCCAAGCACCACAAGCACCACGGCCTGCTCAACGCCGTGCTGCTGCCGTACCTGCTGGTGGCCAACCGCCCGGCCATCGAAGCCGACGCCACGCGTCTGGCGCGCTATCTGGAACTGCCGGAAGCAAGCTTCGAAGGCCTGCTGGGCTGGGTGCTGGAACTGCGTTCGGCGGTGGGCATTCCGCATACGCTCAGGGAGCTGGGCCTGGACGGCGAAGATGCTCAGTGGGTCGGCGAACAGGCGGTGGCGGACATTTCATCCTCCGAGACCAACGCCTTGCCACTGCTGGCCGAGGACTACTCGCGCATCTACCTCAACGCGGTCAACGGCGTGCTCGCCTGA
- a CDS encoding APC family permease — MSDLRNPAVANSNGDESLLASHGYRQELDRGLNLWSSFSVGFATISPVVGIYSVMSLGAMSVGPSWVWVVPLCLLLQLTVALVYAELSSQFPLAGGCYQWVRRLIGDRAAWFTGFLYLASALASLTTVAYLGGFWLGLLLTGEPPSANAQVLCGAALLALGLAVNLLGINPLKYFVNAGIFAEAIASIGIGVLLLLFFRNHSFEMLFSSLNALEVSGGTYWSGFLTALAVGGWAFLGFDACSQISEETTDARVSTPRAILRSMLVVGLTVMLTAFAVTLSYKDPAAVVSGQIIDPVTPAVVDAFGAWAEQPFVAIVLVAFVACVVSVQTYIGRAIFGMARDEILPGSALLRRVDKRKVPMAAMVCSTLLASLGLALGLNATAVGTLIAFGSGGFFFVFLIVAASALYARLTGRWDPDKGALKLGRKGLLVNIVAVVWLVFEAINVAWPREMLAPPGAPWFQVWAVVVVFSALALFGLAYLFIAKPHRRIATSLSFAGRAVG; from the coding sequence ATGTCTGACCTTCGCAACCCTGCCGTTGCCAACAGCAACGGCGACGAAAGCCTGCTCGCCAGCCACGGCTACCGCCAGGAACTGGACCGCGGGTTGAACCTGTGGTCGTCGTTCTCCGTCGGTTTCGCCACCATTTCCCCGGTCGTCGGCATCTACTCGGTGATGTCCCTGGGCGCCATGAGCGTCGGGCCGTCCTGGGTATGGGTCGTGCCCCTGTGCCTGCTCCTGCAACTGACCGTGGCGCTGGTGTACGCCGAACTGTCCTCGCAGTTCCCGCTGGCTGGCGGCTGCTACCAGTGGGTGCGGCGGCTGATCGGTGATCGTGCGGCCTGGTTCACCGGCTTCCTCTACCTCGCCTCCGCCCTCGCCTCGCTGACCACCGTCGCCTACCTCGGCGGCTTCTGGCTCGGCCTGCTGCTGACCGGCGAGCCGCCGTCGGCCAATGCCCAGGTACTCTGCGGCGCGGCGCTGCTGGCCCTTGGGTTGGCGGTCAACCTGCTGGGCATCAACCCGCTGAAGTACTTCGTCAACGCCGGCATTTTCGCCGAGGCCATCGCCTCCATCGGCATCGGCGTGCTGTTGCTGCTGTTCTTCCGCAACCACTCCTTCGAGATGCTGTTCAGTAGCCTGAATGCCCTGGAAGTCTCCGGCGGCACCTACTGGAGCGGCTTCCTTACCGCACTGGCCGTGGGCGGCTGGGCCTTCCTCGGCTTCGATGCCTGCTCGCAGATTTCCGAGGAAACCACCGACGCCCGCGTCTCCACGCCGCGCGCCATCCTGCGTTCGATGCTGGTGGTCGGGCTGACGGTGATGCTCACCGCCTTCGCCGTCACCCTGTCGTACAAGGACCCGGCCGCCGTGGTCAGCGGGCAGATCATCGACCCGGTAACCCCGGCCGTGGTGGACGCCTTCGGCGCCTGGGCCGAGCAGCCGTTCGTGGCCATCGTGCTGGTCGCCTTCGTCGCCTGCGTGGTCTCGGTGCAGACGTACATCGGCCGCGCCATCTTCGGCATGGCCCGCGATGAAATCCTTCCCGGCTCTGCCCTGCTGCGCCGCGTTGACAAGCGCAAGGTACCGATGGCTGCGATGGTCTGCAGCACCCTGCTAGCCAGTCTGGGCCTGGCGCTGGGGCTGAACGCTACCGCGGTCGGTACGCTGATCGCGTTTGGCAGCGGCGGCTTCTTCTTCGTCTTCCTGATCGTCGCCGCCAGCGCGCTGTACGCCCGCCTGACCGGCCGCTGGGACCCGGACAAGGGCGCGCTGAAGCTCGGCCGCAAGGGCCTGCTGGTCAACATCGTCGCCGTGGTCTGGCTGGTGTTCGAGGCAATCAACGTGGCCTGGCCGCGGGAGATGCTCGCCCCGCCCGGCGCGCCGTGGTTCCAGGTCTGGGCGGTGGTCGTGGTGTTCTCCGCCCTCGCCCTGTTCGGCCTGGCCTACCTGTTCATCGCCAAGCCGCACCGCCGCATCGCCACCAGCCTGAGCTTCGCCGGCCGCGCGGTCGGCTGA
- a CDS encoding gamma-glutamylcyclotransferase family protein: MSETVLLFSYGTLQDKAVQLASFGRELHGHVDALVGFRQDWVEITDPAVLATSGKTHHPIVQYSGADADRVPGTVFEITPQELLAADAYEVSDYQRVNVQLQSGLQAWVYIKA, from the coding sequence ATGAGCGAAACCGTACTGCTGTTCTCCTACGGCACCCTGCAGGACAAGGCCGTGCAACTGGCCAGCTTCGGCCGCGAACTGCACGGACATGTCGACGCCCTGGTGGGGTTCCGCCAGGACTGGGTGGAAATCACCGACCCTGCCGTACTCGCCACCAGCGGCAAGACCCACCACCCCATCGTCCAGTACAGCGGAGCGGATGCCGACCGGGTACCCGGAACCGTCTTCGAGATCACCCCGCAGGAGCTGCTGGCGGCAGATGCGTACGAGGTATCGGACTACCAGCGGGTCAACGTGCAATTGCAGTCCGGCCTCCAGGCGTGGGTCTATATCAAGGCCTGA
- a CDS encoding M24 family metallopeptidase yields MNTAVYAKEAVGANYALESMQYAQARTWEAVDAIAAQIRPGMTELEAVAIGKQVLAERGMERIWHPLLIRFGANTLKTFKQRSEGNPVLGENDIFFIDMGVVWRGHEGDAGATFVTGNDPEMAACAAAAKTLFECVEARWRETGCSGVALYDFAHERARELGWLLNLDIKGHRVSDFPHAIYRAGDLGDYAEHPGGGLWILEIQLAHPSKAYGAFYEDLLA; encoded by the coding sequence ATGAACACCGCCGTGTACGCCAAGGAAGCCGTTGGCGCGAATTACGCGCTGGAGTCGATGCAATACGCCCAGGCCCGCACCTGGGAAGCCGTGGACGCCATCGCCGCGCAGATACGCCCCGGCATGACCGAACTGGAAGCCGTCGCCATCGGCAAGCAGGTGCTCGCCGAGCGGGGCATGGAGCGCATCTGGCACCCGCTGTTGATCCGCTTCGGCGCCAACACCCTGAAGACCTTCAAGCAGCGCTCCGAGGGCAACCCGGTGCTGGGCGAGAACGACATCTTCTTCATCGACATGGGCGTGGTCTGGCGCGGCCATGAAGGCGATGCCGGCGCCACCTTCGTCACCGGCAACGATCCGGAGATGGCCGCCTGCGCGGCAGCGGCGAAAACCCTGTTCGAGTGCGTCGAGGCGCGCTGGCGCGAGACCGGCTGCAGCGGCGTGGCGCTGTACGACTTTGCCCATGAACGGGCCAGGGAACTTGGCTGGCTGCTCAACCTGGACATCAAGGGCCACCGCGTCAGCGACTTCCCCCACGCCATCTACCGTGCCGGCGATCTGGGCGATTACGCCGAGCATCCGGGCGGCGGCCTGTGGATCCTGGAAATCCAGCTCGCCCACCCGAGCAAGGCCTACGGCGCCTTCTACGAAGACCTGCTGGCCTGA
- a CDS encoding TetR/AcrR family transcriptional regulator has protein sequence MNRKTAENQPDSRRLPRQARALEKVELILEASRRILERHGLEGFTTNHVAELAGVSVGSLYQYFPNKERILDELARRELAALAAGIMGALTGRPPETPGERIRAVIHAAVSAYGGRTGAHKALMHYLMTRGGGSPLPALRGSVMTHLVTHGLVDHDQQLRKLDEAEVFVLAHAVGGVLRALLEDPGALAPGRREGIDEALVQLVLAYYRLSATPNG, from the coding sequence GTGAACCGAAAAACAGCGGAAAATCAGCCAGATAGCCGTCGTCTGCCACGGCAGGCGCGGGCGCTGGAGAAGGTCGAACTCATATTGGAGGCGTCGCGGCGCATCCTGGAGCGCCACGGCCTGGAGGGCTTCACCACCAACCATGTGGCGGAGTTGGCCGGGGTCAGCGTCGGCTCGCTCTACCAGTACTTCCCCAACAAGGAGCGAATCCTCGACGAGCTGGCCCGGCGCGAACTGGCAGCGTTGGCTGCTGGCATCATGGGCGCGCTCACTGGTCGCCCGCCGGAGACGCCCGGCGAGCGCATCCGCGCAGTGATCCACGCCGCCGTCAGTGCCTATGGCGGGCGCACCGGCGCGCACAAGGCGCTGATGCACTACCTGATGACGCGCGGCGGCGGAAGCCCGCTGCCGGCCTTGCGCGGCAGCGTCATGACCCACCTGGTGACCCACGGCCTGGTCGACCACGACCAGCAATTGCGCAAGCTCGACGAGGCCGAGGTATTCGTCCTCGCCCATGCCGTGGGCGGCGTGCTGCGTGCCCTGTTGGAAGACCCCGGCGCCCTGGCCCCGGGACGGCGGGAGGGCATCGACGAAGCTCTGGTGCAGCTGGTGCTGGCGTACTACCGGTTATCCGCGACGCCGAACGGCTGA
- a CDS encoding AzlD domain-containing protein, which yields MMVWAVILGMGLIVFFNRYVFLEPRLPIRLSSNVRQFLGFAVPGMLTAICGPIVFLPEHQLNLRVDNPYLLGAIVAVALVLWTRNVLLSVILSMGAFYLLRWWL from the coding sequence ATGATGGTCTGGGCAGTGATTCTCGGCATGGGCCTGATCGTGTTCTTCAACCGCTACGTGTTCCTCGAACCGCGCCTGCCGATCCGCCTGAGCAGCAACGTGCGGCAGTTCCTGGGCTTCGCCGTGCCGGGGATGCTCACGGCGATCTGCGGCCCCATCGTGTTCCTCCCCGAACACCAGTTGAACCTGCGCGTGGACAACCCCTACCTGCTCGGCGCCATCGTCGCCGTGGCCCTGGTGCTTTGGACACGCAACGTACTGCTCAGCGTGATCCTCAGCATGGGCGCGTTCTACCTGCTGCGCTGGTGGCTGTAG
- a CDS encoding AzlC family ABC transporter permease — translation MSQDQLPSRAFLKGAIDIMPLSLAVLPWGLLAGSLAIDAGLSPLQGQGLSAIVFAGAAQLVAIGMLKGGAGFFSIMITTLLLTSQHLLYGMTMRPTISGLPGRWRAGLGFLLTDEFFALTSGHDRETFNRWYALGVGLTFYIAWNLFTLAGVLVGSSIPGLEHLGLDFSIAATFVALIAPVVKNVPTVVCVAVSLFCSVLFSYWQVGSALVLSGLAGMFAGFLCQKLSGVRA, via the coding sequence ATGTCCCAAGATCAGCTTCCTTCACGCGCCTTCCTCAAGGGCGCCATCGACATCATGCCGCTGTCCCTCGCGGTCCTGCCCTGGGGCCTGCTCGCCGGCTCCCTGGCCATCGACGCCGGGCTTTCGCCACTGCAAGGCCAGGGCCTGTCCGCCATCGTCTTCGCCGGCGCCGCGCAGCTGGTGGCCATTGGCATGCTCAAGGGTGGCGCAGGGTTCTTCTCGATCATGATCACCACCCTGCTGCTGACCTCCCAGCACCTGCTCTACGGGATGACCATGCGCCCGACGATCTCCGGCCTGCCGGGACGCTGGCGCGCCGGCCTGGGCTTTCTGCTCACCGATGAATTCTTCGCCCTGACCAGCGGCCACGACCGCGAGACCTTCAACCGCTGGTACGCCCTGGGAGTGGGGCTGACGTTCTATATCGCCTGGAACCTGTTCACCCTGGCCGGCGTACTGGTGGGCAGCAGCATTCCGGGGCTGGAGCACCTGGGGCTGGACTTCTCCATTGCCGCCACCTTCGTCGCACTGATCGCGCCGGTGGTGAAGAACGTGCCCACCGTGGTCTGCGTCGCGGTCTCGCTGTTCTGCTCGGTGCTCTTCAGCTACTGGCAGGTCGGCTCGGCGCTGGTGCTTTCCGGGCTGGCGGGGATGTTCGCCGGCTTTCTCTGCCAGAAACTCTCGGGGGTGCGCGCATGA
- a CDS encoding DNA topoisomerase IB — MSTPPDLLDLPSDLHYVDDSLPGISRRRLRGRFAYFDPGGERIRVEAEIERINRLAIPPAYIDVWICIDPLGHLQATGRDVRGRKQYRYHPRWTEVRDGAKYERLLRFGQSLPALRRRIERDLAQPGLGAEKVMATVVELLDRTLIRIGNERYRKENRSFGLTTLNNRHVEVRGTRIRFAFRGKSGIRHSVDIEHPRLARILRRCLELPGQQLFQYLDADRQRHMIDSRDINAYLREHAGEEFTAKDYRTWAGTTLALEHCRRTRWEDEKSANRQLKAIIQQVADELGNTPAICRKCYIHPRVIEAFLAGELNGLRKARKRQNLSAEEATLLAFLSRPPS; from the coding sequence ATGAGCACACCGCCGGACCTGCTGGACCTTCCCTCCGACCTGCACTATGTCGACGACAGCCTGCCGGGCATCAGCCGGCGTCGCCTGCGCGGGCGCTTCGCCTACTTCGATCCGGGCGGCGAGCGCATCCGCGTGGAAGCGGAGATCGAGCGCATCAACCGCCTGGCGATTCCGCCGGCGTACATCGATGTGTGGATCTGCATCGACCCCCTGGGCCACCTGCAGGCCACCGGGCGCGACGTGCGCGGGCGCAAGCAGTACCGCTATCACCCACGCTGGACCGAGGTGCGCGATGGCGCCAAGTACGAGCGTTTGCTGCGCTTCGGGCAAAGCCTGCCGGCGCTGCGCAGGCGCATCGAGCGGGACCTGGCGCAGCCCGGACTGGGTGCGGAAAAGGTCATGGCGACCGTGGTCGAACTACTCGATCGCACCCTGATCCGCATCGGCAACGAACGCTACCGCAAGGAGAACCGCTCCTTCGGCCTCACCACGCTGAACAACCGCCATGTCGAGGTCCGGGGCACGCGCATCCGCTTCGCCTTTCGTGGCAAGAGCGGCATCCGCCACAGCGTGGACATCGAACACCCGCGCCTGGCGCGCATCCTCCGGCGCTGCCTGGAGCTGCCCGGGCAACAGCTGTTCCAGTACCTGGACGCAGATCGCCAGCGGCACATGATCGATTCCCGCGACATCAACGCCTACCTGCGCGAGCACGCCGGCGAGGAGTTCACCGCCAAGGACTACCGCACCTGGGCCGGCACCACCCTGGCCCTGGAGCACTGCCGCAGGACCCGCTGGGAAGACGAGAAGAGCGCCAACCGCCAGCTCAAGGCGATCATCCAGCAAGTAGCCGACGAGCTGGGCAACACCCCGGCGATCTGCCGCAAATGCTACATACATCCACGGGTGATCGAGGCCTTCCTCGCCGGTGAACTCAACGGGCTGCGCAAAGCGCGCAAGCGGCAGAACCTGAGTGCCGAGGAAGCCACCCTGCTGGCGTTCCTGTCTCGCCCGCCGTCGTGA
- a CDS encoding oxygenase MpaB family protein — translation MSATALPTRHGADLQRARRTAAPVKRFLKGPSEPDTAAWQAIGASLTVGDAPMDALLEWMFEVGLGKSMRLYEQALHQGIAAIPDAPEALKTFFARVEAPPAWVDPQRLDEGARACGLSGLTGMRVLRDLGLLAGYQASAINRTLVLTGALEKGPQRRIAETTKWWIDCTRPGGMTHGAAGYRSTLHVRLVHALVRRRVSRLPDWDFAHYGLPVNQGDMHATYLAFSAIFLIGQRMLGVALSRSDREAIIHLWRYIAWLMGVEERWLCASENDAIRALYHNLLSQAPPDESSRILGFALVDEPLQRHYANFPWLRGRLNRAIHLSIASTFIDAQGQRALGLPRGSLPWYPLLTAPPRFICHCLLRVVPGGRNWLVRHGLQSQEDYLRTLFGGSDPRLISPTHLGAEDGRT, via the coding sequence ATGAGCGCAACTGCCCTGCCCACCCGCCACGGCGCCGACCTGCAGCGTGCCCGGCGCACCGCTGCGCCGGTCAAGCGTTTCCTCAAGGGCCCGAGCGAGCCGGATACCGCGGCCTGGCAGGCCATCGGCGCATCCCTCACGGTGGGCGATGCTCCCATGGATGCGCTGCTGGAGTGGATGTTCGAAGTCGGCCTCGGCAAGAGCATGCGCCTGTATGAGCAGGCGCTGCACCAGGGCATTGCCGCCATCCCCGACGCACCCGAGGCACTGAAAACCTTCTTCGCCCGTGTCGAGGCGCCGCCCGCCTGGGTCGACCCGCAGCGCCTCGACGAGGGCGCCCGCGCCTGCGGACTTTCCGGGCTGACCGGCATGCGCGTGCTGCGCGATCTTGGCTTGCTGGCCGGATACCAGGCCTCCGCGATCAACCGCACCCTGGTGCTCACCGGCGCACTGGAGAAAGGCCCGCAGCGGCGCATCGCCGAAACCACCAAATGGTGGATCGACTGCACCCGCCCCGGCGGCATGACGCACGGCGCAGCGGGTTATCGCAGCACGCTGCATGTACGGCTGGTGCATGCCCTGGTGCGACGGCGGGTTTCACGGCTGCCGGACTGGGACTTCGCCCACTACGGGCTACCAGTCAACCAGGGCGACATGCATGCGACCTACCTGGCCTTCTCGGCGATCTTCCTGATCGGCCAACGCATGCTGGGCGTTGCCCTGAGCCGCAGCGACCGCGAAGCCATCATCCACCTCTGGCGCTACATCGCCTGGCTGATGGGCGTCGAGGAACGCTGGCTGTGCGCCAGCGAAAACGACGCGATCCGCGCGCTCTACCACAATCTTCTATCCCAGGCGCCACCGGACGAGAGCAGCCGCATCCTGGGCTTCGCGCTGGTGGACGAACCCCTGCAGCGCCATTACGCCAACTTCCCATGGTTGCGCGGGCGCCTGAACCGGGCGATCCACCTGAGCATCGCCAGCACCTTCATCGATGCCCAGGGCCAGCGCGCCCTCGGCCTGCCCCGCGGCAGCCTGCCCTGGTATCCGTTGCTGACGGCTCCGCCCCGCTTCATCTGCCACTGCCTGCTGCGCGTTGTACCGGGCGGTCGCAACTGGCTGGTGCGTCACGGCCTGCAAAGCCAGGAGGATTACCTGCGCACGCTCTTCGGCGGCAGCGACCCGAGACTGATCTCGCCCACGCACCTGGGCGCCGAAGATGGTCGCACTTGA
- a CDS encoding TetR/AcrR family transcriptional regulator, with product MRKQPKQQRASEMVAVLVEAAALEIAEHGLDGLTTNHVARRAGVSVGSLYQYFANKEMIVEALLMQRAGTLMKVVHERVTPMLGADIGSVTRAVLEGIFEQVEGDAAQLELLRHWHRLNSAPVFRTLEQQMMEVCRQYLMRHFDDYRIDNLPAVLFVVINSVQYTCARYLSEAQPLLGREEVINTLARMVETLCLPRAVRHP from the coding sequence ATGAGGAAGCAACCCAAGCAGCAGCGCGCCAGCGAGATGGTGGCCGTGCTGGTCGAGGCCGCGGCGCTGGAAATCGCTGAGCACGGCCTCGATGGGCTGACCACCAACCACGTCGCGCGCCGCGCCGGGGTGAGCGTCGGCTCGCTTTACCAGTACTTCGCGAACAAGGAGATGATTGTCGAGGCGCTGCTGATGCAGCGCGCCGGCACGCTGATGAAGGTGGTGCATGAGCGCGTGACGCCGATGCTGGGCGCGGACATCGGTAGTGTCACCCGGGCGGTGCTGGAGGGGATTTTCGAGCAGGTGGAGGGCGACGCAGCACAGCTGGAGCTGCTGCGTCACTGGCACCGACTCAATTCCGCACCGGTGTTCCGGACCCTGGAACAGCAGATGATGGAGGTGTGCCGGCAGTACCTGATGCGCCACTTCGACGACTACCGCATCGACAACCTGCCGGCGGTGCTCTTCGTGGTGATCAACTCCGTGCAGTACACCTGCGCGCGTTACCTGAGCGAGGCGCAGCCGCTGCTGGGGCGCGAGGAGGTGATCAATACCTTGGCGCGGATGGTTGAAACGCTGTGCCTGCCGCGCGCTGTGCGGCATCCGTAG
- a CDS encoding NAD(P)/FAD-dependent oxidoreductase yields MKQRILIVGTGFAGMWSALSATRLLDLHQRGDVEVAVLAPQAELRIRPRFYEPNVHQMAASLGDLFGAVGVTFIQGSAEQIDVDGRQLDYRDASGEIATLGFDRLILASGSKVARPALPGIEHAFDVDDIDQAVRLETHIRSLNQLPESAARNTVIVAGGGFTGIETAAEMPARLREVLGADAKVRVIVVDRGAEIGGALGVTSQSVVAEASAELGVEWRLKASVESIDENGVTLSSGERIEAKTVIWTAGVRASSLTEQVAGERDRQGRLHVDRNLQVIGQDAVFATGDVAYAAVDNAGNYALMTCQHAIALGRSAGNNAAADLLGVAPIPYSQEKYVTCLDLGAWGALFTEGWDRQVRFQREEGKKIKTEINTVWIYPPAADRATALAAADPMIPVVA; encoded by the coding sequence ATGAAACAACGCATCCTGATCGTCGGCACCGGTTTCGCGGGTATGTGGAGCGCCCTGAGCGCCACGCGTCTGCTCGACTTGCACCAGCGCGGCGATGTCGAAGTCGCTGTACTCGCCCCCCAGGCCGAACTGCGCATCCGTCCGCGCTTCTACGAGCCGAACGTGCACCAGATGGCCGCGTCGCTGGGCGACCTGTTCGGCGCCGTGGGCGTGACCTTCATCCAGGGCAGCGCCGAGCAGATCGACGTCGACGGCCGCCAGCTGGATTACCGCGATGCCAGCGGCGAGATCGCCACCCTGGGCTTCGATCGCCTGATCCTCGCCAGCGGCAGCAAGGTCGCCCGCCCCGCCCTGCCGGGCATCGAACACGCCTTCGACGTCGACGACATCGACCAGGCCGTGCGCCTTGAAACGCATATCCGCTCGCTGAACCAGCTGCCGGAATCCGCAGCGCGCAACACCGTGATCGTCGCTGGCGGCGGCTTCACCGGCATCGAGACAGCCGCTGAAATGCCGGCGCGCCTGCGTGAAGTACTGGGCGCAGACGCCAAGGTGCGGGTCATCGTGGTTGATCGCGGCGCCGAGATCGGCGGCGCCCTGGGTGTCACGTCGCAATCCGTGGTGGCCGAAGCCTCCGCCGAACTGGGCGTGGAATGGCGCCTGAAGGCCTCGGTGGAATCCATCGACGAAAACGGCGTGACGCTCTCCAGCGGCGAGCGCATCGAGGCGAAGACCGTGATCTGGACCGCCGGTGTGCGCGCCAGCTCGCTGACCGAACAGGTCGCCGGAGAACGTGACCGCCAGGGCCGCCTGCATGTGGATCGCAACCTTCAGGTGATCGGCCAGGACGCGGTTTTCGCCACCGGCGACGTCGCCTACGCCGCCGTGGACAACGCCGGCAACTACGCGCTGATGACCTGCCAGCACGCCATCGCCCTGGGCCGCTCGGCCGGCAACAACGCTGCCGCCGACCTGCTGGGCGTAGCACCCATCCCCTACAGCCAGGAGAAGTACGTGACCTGCCTGGACCTGGGCGCCTGGGGCGCACTGTTCACCGAAGGCTGGGACCGCCAGGTGCGCTTCCAGCGCGAGGAAGGCAAGAAGATCAAGACCGAGATCAACACCGTGTGGATCTACCCGCCGGCCGCCGATCGCGCCACCGCGCTGGCGGCGGCCGATCCGATGATCCCCGTCGTGGCCTGA